The sequence GGGTTGAATGGTGGTTACGTCCACAAAATTGCCGAAATGAAAGGAGACAAGCCCGATCTCCTTGAGGGGCAGGCCGTTCTTTTCCAAGACGGAGAAAATGCTGCCGCCGGGCGGAATCACTGCCACGATCCAGCCCTCACCGCCGTAGGGATCAAGATTGGAGGCGTCATCCGCGCCACGCCTGCCGGAAGTGTCGAAAAAGGCTAGCAGGGTGAAGCTCAACAGGCAGAGGCCGCTGAAGGCCAAAAGTATTTTTTTGCCCACGGTCATGGAAGCTGCCCAGGTTCAGGATGGAAGTGGATCATCACTTTCCTGAGTCCGCTGTGAAAATGTTGCATCAGATTATCCTCCACGATGTGCGAGATGGTGTTGCCCTCGTCGACGCTGATGTTTCCGTCCACGCAGATAGTCATGTCGATGGTGAAAAATGTTCCAAACCGGTGCACGCCCAGCAGTTCCACATTCCGTACACCCTCGACGGAGAGCGCGATCCTCCGCACTTCCCTGCGGAAATCGTCATCCGGCACCTTGTCCATCAGTTCGGCCGAGGATTCCAGAATGATGGTGATTCCCGTCCTGATGATGAA comes from Candidatus Syntrophosphaera sp. and encodes:
- a CDS encoding M23 family peptidase, yielding MTVGKKILLAFSGLCLLSFTLLAFFDTSGRRGADDASNLDPYGGEGWIVAVIPPGGSIFSVLEKNGLPLKEIGLVSFHFGNFVDVTTIQP